One region of Gorilla gorilla gorilla isolate KB3781 chromosome 13, NHGRI_mGorGor1-v2.1_pri, whole genome shotgun sequence genomic DNA includes:
- the ZBTB26 gene encoding zinc finger and BTB domain-containing protein 26, giving the protein MSERSDLLHFKFENYGDSMLQKMNKLREENKFCDVTVLIDDIEVQGHKIVFAAGSPFLRDQFLLNDSREVKISILQSSEVGRQLLLSCYSGVLEFPEMELVNYLTAASFLQMSHIVERCTQALWKFIKPKQPMDSKEGCEPQSASPQSKEQQGDARGSPKQDSPCIHPSEDSMDMEDSDIQIVKVESIGDVSEVRSKKDQNQFISSEPTALHSSEPQHSLINSTVENRVSEIEQNHLHNYALSYTGSDNIIMASKDVFGPNIRGVDKGLQWHHQCPKCTRVFRHLENYANHLKMHKLFMCLLCGKTFTQKGNLHRHMRVHAGIKPFQCKICGKTFSQKCSLQDHLNLHSGDKPHKCNYCDMVFAHKPVLRKHLKQLHGKNSFDNANERNVQDLTVDFDSFACTTVTDSKGCQPQPDATQVLDAGKLAQAVLNLRNDSTCVN; this is encoded by the coding sequence ATGTCTGAAAGATCAGATCTCCTTCACTTCAAGTTTGAAAATTATGGAGATTCAATgttacaaaaaatgaacaaattaagagAAGAGAATAAATTTTGTGATGTTACAGTTCTCATAGATGATATTGAGGTACAGGGACATAAAATTGTGTTTGCTGCAGGTTCCCCCTTCTTAAGAGACCAATTTTTACTGAATGATTCCAGAGAGGTGAAAATCTCCATATTACAGAGTTCCGAAGTGGGGAGACAATTGCTCTTATCCTGTTATAGTGGTGTGCTGGAATTCCCTGAGATGGAACTGGTAAATTACTTGACTGCTGCAAGTTTTCTTCAGATGAGCCACATTGTAGAACGGTGCACACAGGCCCTGTGGAAGTTTATAAAGCCAAAACAACCAATGGATAGTAAAGAGGGATGTGAACCACAGAGTGCTTCTCCCCAGTCAAAAGAACAGCAGGGAGATGCCAGAGGCTCCCCAAAGCAGGACTCACCTTGTATTCATCCATCTGAAGACAGTATGGATATGGAGGACAGTGATATTCAGATTGTTAAGGTAGAATCTATTGGGGATGTATCAGAGGTTAGAAGTAAAAAAGATCAGAACCAGTTTATTTCTTCTGAACCCACTGCTTTACATTCATCAGAGCCCCAGCACTCCCTGATAAATTCAACTGTGGAAAACAGAGTAAGTGAAATAGAACAAAACCATCTCCACAATTATGCCCTTTCTTATACAGGCAGTGATAACATCATCATGGCCTCAAAAGATGTCTTTGGCCCTAATATTCGAGGTGTAGACAAAGGCCTACAGTGGCATCACCAGTGCCCAAAGTGTACCAGGGTGTTTCGTCACCTGGAGAACTAcgccaaccatttaaaaatgcacaaaCTCTTTATGTGTCTACTCTGCGGCAAGACTTTCACTCAGAAAGGCAACCTTCATCGACACATGCGTGTGCATGCCGGAATTAAACCTTTCCAGTGTAAAATCTGTGGGAAAACCTTTTCTCAGAAGTGTTCCTTACAGGATCATCTTAACCTTCACAGTGGAGATAAGCCCCATAAATGTAACTATTGTGATATGGTTTTTGCACATAAACCAGTTTTGAGGAAACACCTTAAACAGCTGCATGGCAAAAACAGCTTTGATAATGCCAATGAGAGAAATGTACAAGACCTCACAGTGGATTTTGATTCTTTTGCATGTACAACAGTCACAGACTCTAAAGGGTGTCAGCCACAACCCGATGCAACACAGGTCCTGGATGCAGGTAAACTGGCCCAAGCTGTCCTGAACTTAAGAAATGATAGTACTTGTGTGAATTGA